One genomic window of Luteitalea pratensis includes the following:
- the mtnP gene encoding S-methyl-5'-thioadenosine phosphorylase: protein MSIQIGIIGGSGLYDMAELTDRHELTIDTPFGPPSGPYVTGTLGGTRVAFLARHGIGHRITPSELNFRANIYGFKTLGVERLLSASAVGSLREDLAPLDLVIPDQFIDRTRGRVGTFFGDGIVGHIAFADPVCGDLAQVAYDAAVTAGATVHKGGTYVCMEGPAFSTRAESHLYRAWGAHIIGMTNLQEAKLAREAEICYATIALVTDYDCWHPDHDHVTVEMVINTLHQNARTAQRVIAGAVSVLATAPRTCGCGQALATAIITRPEIVPEGTRRALAPIMGKYLG from the coding sequence ATGTCCATCCAGATCGGCATCATCGGCGGCAGCGGCCTGTACGACATGGCCGAACTCACCGACCGGCATGAACTGACCATCGACACGCCGTTCGGGCCGCCATCGGGGCCGTACGTCACCGGTACGCTCGGCGGGACGCGCGTGGCCTTCCTGGCGCGGCACGGCATTGGCCATCGCATCACGCCGTCAGAATTGAACTTCCGCGCCAATATCTACGGCTTCAAGACACTCGGCGTCGAGCGCCTGCTGTCGGCGAGCGCCGTCGGGTCGTTGCGCGAGGATCTGGCGCCGCTCGACCTGGTGATTCCCGATCAATTCATCGATCGCACGCGCGGTCGCGTCGGCACCTTCTTCGGCGACGGCATCGTCGGGCACATCGCCTTTGCCGATCCGGTGTGTGGCGACCTTGCCCAGGTCGCCTACGACGCCGCGGTCACGGCTGGCGCCACGGTGCACAAGGGCGGCACCTACGTGTGCATGGAGGGGCCGGCGTTCTCGACGCGCGCGGAGTCACACCTGTACCGAGCGTGGGGCGCGCACATCATCGGCATGACGAATCTCCAGGAGGCCAAGCTCGCGCGCGAGGCGGAAATCTGTTACGCCACCATCGCGCTAGTCACCGACTACGACTGCTGGCATCCCGATCACGACCATGTCACCGTGGAGATGGTGATCAACACGCTGCACCAGAACGCGCGCACCGCACAGCGCGTGATCGCCGGTGCCGTCTCGGTGCTCGCCACCGCGCCGCGGACCTGCGGTTGCGGCCAGGCGCTCGCGACGGCGATCATCACGCGGCCGGAAATCGTGCCCGAAGGGACCCGTCGCGCCCTGGCGCCAATCATGGGGAAATACCTGGGGTGA
- a CDS encoding acyl-CoA dehydrogenase family protein: MDLHLTDDQRLLRDSVREFAEREIRPHVMAWDEAQHFPMSLLPKLADLGLMGIQFPEALGGSGMSAVDYCLCIEELARVDPAIALSVAAHNGLAAAHIHMFGSEAQQREFLVPLATGQVLGAWGLTEPTAGSDAAGTRTVARRDEDGWVIDGAKTFITHGNIAGVLVAMAVTDRSRGNRGISAFVLPAGTPGMRAGRKENKLGMRASETSEVIFEHCRVPAGALLGEAGQGFINTLQVLDAGRIGIAALSVGLAQGAYDAARAYALQREQFGQPIASFQGIRWKLADLATKIAAARLLTYRAAALKDAGVRTTRESSMAKLYASEVAVRAAEECVQIHGGYGFVKDYPAEKYFRDVKLLTIGEGTSEVQRLVIARQLLA, from the coding sequence ATGGATCTCCACCTGACCGACGATCAGCGCCTGCTGCGCGACAGCGTCCGTGAGTTCGCCGAACGCGAGATCCGCCCGCACGTCATGGCCTGGGACGAGGCGCAGCACTTCCCGATGTCGCTGCTGCCCAAGCTGGCCGACCTCGGGCTGATGGGCATCCAGTTCCCGGAAGCGCTGGGCGGGTCGGGCATGTCCGCCGTGGACTACTGCCTCTGCATCGAGGAACTCGCGCGCGTGGATCCGGCGATTGCGCTCAGTGTCGCGGCCCACAACGGCCTGGCCGCCGCCCACATTCACATGTTCGGGAGTGAGGCGCAGCAGCGGGAGTTCCTGGTGCCGCTCGCGACGGGGCAGGTCCTCGGCGCGTGGGGGCTCACCGAGCCGACGGCGGGCAGCGATGCCGCCGGGACCCGCACGGTCGCACGGCGCGACGAGGACGGCTGGGTGATCGACGGCGCCAAGACCTTCATCACGCACGGCAACATCGCCGGCGTCCTGGTGGCGATGGCGGTCACGGACCGGTCGCGAGGCAATCGCGGCATTTCGGCCTTCGTGCTGCCAGCCGGCACGCCGGGGATGCGGGCCGGGCGTAAGGAGAACAAGCTCGGGATGCGCGCCAGCGAGACGAGCGAAGTCATCTTCGAGCACTGCCGCGTGCCGGCCGGGGCGTTGCTGGGCGAGGCGGGGCAGGGCTTCATCAACACGCTGCAGGTGCTCGACGCCGGCCGCATCGGCATCGCCGCGTTGTCGGTGGGTCTCGCACAGGGCGCGTACGACGCGGCGCGCGCCTATGCGTTGCAACGCGAGCAGTTCGGACAGCCGATCGCCTCGTTCCAGGGGATTCGCTGGAAGCTGGCCGACCTGGCGACGAAGATCGCTGCCGCACGCCTGCTCACCTATCGCGCCGCGGCGCTGAAGGACGCCGGTGTCCGGACCACGCGCGAGTCGTCGATGGCGAAGCTGTACGCGAGTGAGGTGGCCGTGCGCGCGGCCGAGGAGTGCGTGCAGATCCACGGCGGCTACGGCTTCGTGAAGGACTATCCGGCCGAGAAGTACTTCCGCGACGTGAAGCTCCTGACCATCGGCGAGGGCACGAGCGAAGTGCAGCGGCTCGTGATCGCCCGGCAACTGCTGGCGTGA
- a CDS encoding DnaJ C-terminal domain-containing protein, producing the protein MSPYELLGLDRDASEAQVRRAYRRLARRWHPDLNPGNAEAARRYGAITEAFDTLVDPVRRRAYDATGVVVPPAPATPPAFAGFDFSLMVQGAEASTFGDLFVDVFRQAAGGASGAARSADLHTDITLTLADVLHGATRRVDVQRRVACRLCGGLGVLDAPPAPCRTCGGAGQQRLGRGHMVFVRPCDACRGAGVIVQRPCHGCHGQGQHDTTETVGITVPPGLADGDQLVQPGEGHAGARGGPAGDLHVRIRIAPDARVTRQGNDLHMVLPVAVHEAVLGARVVVPTADGPVSVRVPPGIQSGQRLRLRERGVPSPRTGSRGDLVLDVQLVLPPVIDARGRELMQEFARLHPEDVRAHWRVGGDDGHGLDTHASTDHSSHRHRVVVKTEG; encoded by the coding sequence ATGTCTCCGTACGAGCTGCTGGGACTCGATCGGGATGCGTCGGAGGCGCAGGTGCGGCGGGCCTACCGCCGCCTTGCGCGCCGCTGGCATCCCGATCTGAATCCCGGCAACGCGGAGGCCGCGCGGCGCTACGGCGCCATCACCGAGGCGTTCGACACACTGGTGGACCCCGTCCGACGGCGGGCCTATGACGCCACGGGTGTCGTCGTGCCACCGGCGCCGGCGACACCGCCGGCGTTTGCCGGCTTCGATTTCTCGCTCATGGTGCAGGGCGCCGAGGCCTCGACGTTCGGCGACCTCTTCGTCGACGTCTTCCGCCAGGCGGCCGGCGGCGCGTCAGGCGCCGCCCGCAGTGCCGACCTCCACACCGACATCACGCTCACGCTCGCCGACGTCCTGCACGGCGCGACGCGCCGGGTGGACGTGCAGCGACGGGTCGCGTGCCGGTTGTGCGGAGGCCTTGGGGTCCTCGACGCGCCGCCGGCGCCCTGCCGCACGTGCGGTGGCGCCGGGCAGCAGCGGCTGGGGCGCGGGCACATGGTGTTCGTGCGGCCATGCGACGCCTGCCGCGGCGCTGGCGTGATTGTCCAGCGGCCATGTCATGGCTGCCACGGGCAGGGACAGCACGACACCACGGAAACCGTGGGGATCACCGTGCCACCAGGGCTGGCCGACGGCGATCAGCTCGTGCAGCCTGGTGAGGGTCATGCGGGCGCCCGCGGCGGCCCTGCGGGCGACTTGCATGTCCGCATCCGCATCGCTCCGGACGCGAGGGTCACGCGCCAGGGCAACGACCTGCACATGGTCCTGCCCGTTGCCGTGCACGAGGCCGTGCTCGGGGCGCGGGTGGTCGTGCCGACCGCTGATGGCCCCGTGTCGGTGCGCGTGCCGCCAGGCATCCAGTCGGGTCAGCGCCTGCGCCTGCGCGAGCGCGGCGTGCCGTCGCCACGCACGGGCTCACGCGGGGATCTCGTGCTCGACGTGCAACTCGTGCTGCCGCCGGTGATCGACGCCCGCGGCCGCGAGCTGATGCAGGAGTTCGCGCGCCTGCATCCCGAGGACGTGCGTGCCCACTGGCGCGTTGGCGGCGACGATGGGCACGGCCTGGACACGCATGCGTCCACGGACCACTCCAGCCACCGCCACCGCGTGGTGGTGAAGACGGAAGGCTGA
- the dnaK gene encoding molecular chaperone DnaK produces the protein MSKVIGIDLGTTNSVVAVMEGGEPTVITNPEGSRLTPSVVAFTKSGERLVGQVAKRQAATNAENTVYSIKRFMGRRFEEVSDEMKLVPYHAVKEGADVRIEAGGQKWAPPQISAMVLQKLKQAAEEYLGQSVTQAVITVPAYFNDAQRQATIEAGRIAGLEVKRIVNEPTAAALAYGLDKKGDQTIAVFDFGGGTFDISILEVGEGVVEVKSTNGDTHLGGDNLDQRVIEWIIAEFKKQEGIDLSKDRMALQRLREAAEKAKIELSSTMQTDISLPFITADASGAKHLSLQLSRAKFESLVEDLLQRALGPTRQALTDAGLQPSQIHEVVLVGGSTRVPRVQQLVKDLFGKEPNKSVNPDEVVAIGAAVQAGVLTGEVKDLLLLDVTPLSLGIETLGGIMTRLIDRNTTIPTRKSEVFSTASDSQPSVEVHVLQGERQMARDNKSLGKFHLDGIPPAPRGVPQIEVTFDIDANGVVNVSAKDRATSKEQKITITGSSGLSKDEVDKMMKDAELHAEEDRQRREQIETRNKAEQAAYQAERMLTDAGDKLTDADKQPVTDAVAAVRKALEGEDAAAITAAVDQLVTAQAKAAEALYRQTEASGGTDGAAGGPGGSGAPVDGEVIDAEVVDEK, from the coding sequence ATGAGCAAAGTCATTGGTATCGACCTCGGGACGACCAACTCGGTCGTCGCAGTCATGGAAGGTGGAGAACCCACCGTCATCACGAATCCTGAAGGCAGCCGGCTGACACCGTCGGTTGTGGCCTTCACCAAGTCCGGCGAGCGTCTCGTCGGCCAGGTCGCCAAGCGCCAGGCCGCCACCAATGCCGAGAACACGGTCTATTCGATCAAGCGCTTCATGGGGCGTCGCTTCGAGGAAGTCAGCGACGAGATGAAGCTGGTGCCGTACCACGCCGTCAAGGAAGGCGCCGACGTGCGCATCGAGGCGGGCGGGCAGAAGTGGGCGCCGCCGCAAATCAGCGCCATGGTGTTGCAGAAGCTGAAGCAGGCGGCCGAGGAGTACCTGGGCCAATCGGTGACGCAGGCCGTGATCACGGTGCCGGCGTACTTCAATGACGCGCAGCGCCAGGCCACCATCGAAGCCGGTCGCATCGCCGGTCTCGAGGTCAAGCGCATCGTCAACGAGCCGACTGCCGCGGCGTTGGCCTACGGCCTGGACAAGAAGGGCGACCAGACGATCGCCGTGTTCGACTTCGGCGGCGGCACCTTCGACATCTCGATCCTCGAAGTGGGCGAGGGCGTGGTCGAGGTCAAGTCGACCAACGGCGACACGCACCTCGGTGGTGACAACCTCGATCAACGCGTCATCGAGTGGATCATCGCGGAGTTCAAGAAGCAGGAAGGCATCGACCTGAGCAAGGACCGCATGGCGTTGCAGCGCCTGCGCGAGGCGGCGGAGAAGGCCAAGATCGAGCTCTCGAGCACGATGCAGACCGACATCAGCCTGCCGTTCATCACCGCTGATGCATCGGGCGCCAAGCACCTGTCGCTGCAGCTGTCGCGCGCCAAGTTCGAATCGCTCGTCGAAGACCTGCTCCAGCGGGCGCTCGGGCCGACGCGGCAGGCGCTCACGGATGCGGGCCTGCAGCCGTCGCAGATCCACGAGGTGGTGCTCGTCGGCGGTTCGACCCGCGTGCCGCGCGTGCAGCAGCTGGTGAAGGACCTGTTCGGCAAGGAGCCGAACAAGAGCGTCAACCCGGACGAGGTCGTGGCCATCGGCGCCGCCGTGCAGGCCGGTGTGCTGACGGGCGAAGTCAAGGATCTCCTGCTCCTCGACGTGACGCCGCTGTCGCTCGGCATCGAGACGCTCGGTGGCATCATGACCCGCCTCATCGATCGGAACACCACGATTCCGACGCGCAAGAGCGAGGTCTTTTCGACCGCGTCCGATAGCCAGCCGAGCGTCGAAGTGCACGTCCTCCAGGGCGAGCGGCAGATGGCGCGCGACAACAAGAGCCTCGGCAAGTTCCATCTCGATGGGATTCCGCCGGCGCCACGCGGTGTGCCGCAGATCGAGGTGACGTTCGACATCGACGCCAACGGCGTCGTGAACGTGTCGGCCAAGGATCGCGCGACCAGCAAGGAGCAGAAGATCACGATCACCGGCTCCAGCGGCCTCAGCAAGGACGAGGTCGACAAGATGATGAAGGATGCCGAACTGCACGCCGAGGAGGATCGGCAGCGTCGCGAGCAGATCGAGACGCGCAACAAGGCCGAGCAGGCGGCCTACCAGGCCGAGCGCATGCTGACCGACGCCGGTGACAAGCTCACCGATGCCGACAAGCAGCCGGTGACCGATGCCGTCGCCGCGGTGCGCAAGGCCCTCGAGGGCGAGGACGCAGCGGCCATTACCGCTGCCGTGGATCAACTCGTCACCGCGCAGGCCAAGGCCGCGGAGGCCCTCTACCGCCAGACGGAGGCGTCGGGCGGCACCGACGGCGCGGCTGGCGGTCCGGGCGGATCCGGGGCGCCTGTCGACGGCGAGGTGATCGACGCCGAGGTTGTCGACGAGAAGTAA
- a CDS encoding heat shock protein transcriptional repressor HspR, with translation MSTRRPGKALYMISAVAQRYNIHPQTLRLYEREGLLRPSRTDGNTRLYSDEDLERLETILTLTRELGVNLAGVEIILNLRERMAQMQHEVNEFMAYVKQEMVRGLGDWEQRLSTAMVKSAPESLGRTNAQAPIQADHED, from the coding sequence ATGTCGACGCGTCGTCCCGGCAAGGCGCTGTACATGATCAGCGCCGTCGCCCAGCGCTACAACATCCATCCGCAGACGCTGCGGCTCTACGAACGTGAGGGCCTGCTGCGTCCGTCGCGCACGGATGGCAACACGCGCCTCTACTCCGACGAGGACCTCGAGCGTCTCGAAACGATCCTGACCTTGACGCGCGAACTGGGTGTGAACCTCGCCGGCGTCGAGATCATCCTCAACCTGCGCGAGCGGATGGCCCAGATGCAGCACGAGGTGAACGAGTTCATGGCGTACGTCAAGCAGGAAATGGTGCGCGGGCTCGGCGACTGGGAGCAGCGGCTCTCCACCGCGATGGTCAAGAGTGCGCCCGAATCGCTCGGACGCACCAACGCCCAGGCGCCCATACAAGCCGATCACGAGGACTGA
- a CDS encoding DUF6600 domain-containing protein, with protein MNALVFVAPLALAVALVLPANATAQPAEAPPADTPPHLIRLEGSGAQAIRDGAATPVEQGDPVFFGDRLDLGDAYGQVLWGDGSRIALDRGARLDALAEDLLALTAGRTLVSRPAGATAPLRLDTPAASLILAPDGEYRVSLDGDVTSLAVTRGHADVQTGMGNQIVGAGYQVALRDGITPEAPRRFNAAGYDSFIAWATAPVAAPAAGAPLDTFEDPRFEAYSDVFNRYGGWETDPQYGAVWYPTVAANWRPYTAGYWHAYGSENQWLWVGRDPFGWPTHHYGRWGMNNGGRWYWMPGRQWAPAWVSWSVGPGYIGWSPLGNQDRPVRSWDTLSQPRGVYPGGTLDASRAWTVVPSDRFGQRGHMSAYAVDPRTLDNLSAFVSQRVGPPARYGHPAGGPGRSYGEQGGTAVYGPGGYYGGVRSRSGGDTNIRGGVGPTRVGPGSPGYGGPTPPPEDPYERAERAVAPRGRQRPAAQDTATPARPPAQTTDPAPPAQAAPRQRTPPRETPTPSPPKAARETAPPPPAAAPPPAPPAADSTPPATSAGRSTGTGTGRRAVPRP; from the coding sequence ATGAACGCGCTGGTCTTCGTTGCTCCGCTGGCCCTGGCCGTTGCCCTCGTGCTTCCCGCGAACGCAACCGCCCAACCGGCCGAGGCCCCGCCGGCCGACACGCCGCCCCATCTCATCCGGCTGGAGGGCAGCGGCGCGCAGGCGATCCGCGACGGCGCCGCGACGCCGGTCGAGCAGGGCGACCCCGTGTTCTTCGGCGATCGCCTCGACCTCGGGGACGCCTATGGGCAGGTGCTCTGGGGCGATGGCTCCCGCATCGCGCTCGATCGGGGCGCACGTCTCGACGCCCTGGCCGAGGACCTGCTGGCGCTCACGGCCGGACGTACGCTGGTCAGCCGGCCGGCCGGCGCGACCGCGCCCCTGCGCCTCGACACACCGGCGGCCTCCCTCATCCTGGCTCCCGATGGCGAATACCGTGTCAGCCTCGACGGCGACGTGACGTCGCTCGCGGTCACACGCGGCCATGCCGACGTGCAGACCGGCATGGGCAACCAGATCGTCGGCGCGGGCTACCAGGTGGCCCTGCGCGACGGCATCACGCCTGAAGCCCCGCGTCGGTTCAATGCCGCAGGCTACGACAGCTTCATTGCGTGGGCCACCGCGCCGGTGGCGGCGCCAGCGGCCGGCGCTCCACTCGACACCTTCGAGGATCCGCGGTTCGAAGCCTATTCGGACGTCTTCAACCGATACGGCGGGTGGGAGACCGACCCGCAATACGGCGCCGTGTGGTACCCGACTGTCGCGGCCAACTGGCGGCCGTATACGGCTGGCTACTGGCACGCCTACGGCTCGGAGAACCAGTGGCTTTGGGTTGGCCGCGATCCGTTCGGCTGGCCGACGCATCACTACGGCCGGTGGGGCATGAACAACGGCGGCCGCTGGTACTGGATGCCGGGGCGGCAGTGGGCCCCGGCGTGGGTCAGCTGGAGCGTTGGGCCCGGCTACATTGGCTGGTCGCCGCTCGGCAATCAGGACCGACCGGTGCGTTCCTGGGACACGTTGTCGCAGCCACGCGGTGTCTACCCCGGCGGCACGCTCGACGCGTCGCGCGCGTGGACGGTCGTGCCCTCGGATCGCTTTGGGCAGCGAGGGCACATGAGCGCGTACGCCGTCGACCCGCGCACCCTCGACAACCTGTCGGCGTTCGTCTCGCAGCGCGTCGGTCCACCTGCCCGCTACGGCCATCCGGCCGGTGGTCCTGGCCGGTCCTACGGCGAGCAAGGCGGAACGGCCGTCTACGGCCCGGGCGGCTATTACGGCGGCGTGCGGTCGCGCAGTGGTGGCGACACGAACATCCGAGGCGGCGTCGGCCCGACCCGGGTAGGCCCGGGGTCACCGGGGTACGGCGGCCCGACGCCGCCGCCCGAGGATCCGTACGAACGAGCGGAGCGCGCCGTCGCGCCGCGTGGCCGCCAGCGCCCTGCCGCGCAGGACACCGCCACCCCGGCCCGGCCGCCGGCGCAGACGACCGATCCTGCGCCGCCCGCGCAAGCCGCGCCTCGCCAACGCACGCCGCCGCGCGAGACACCGACGCCATCGCCGCCCAAGGCTGCACGTGAGACTGCGCCGCCGCCACCGGCGGCCGCACCGCCGCCCGCGCCTCCAGCCGCCGATAGCACCCCGCCCGCCACATCCGCCGGTCGAAGCACGGGCACAGGCACAGGCCGTAGAGCCGTACCTCGTCCCTAG
- the hemW gene encoding radical SAM family heme chaperone HemW produces MAGWPRRHAPLTIVPEPLGLYVHVPFCSAICHYCNFNRGLMDPALKVAYVDALVTHISRAAEDVPIDTIYFGGGTPSLLEPDEIARVLAACAASFSIGPGTEVTMEANPETVDEVRLAGFRAAGVNRLSFGVQSFLDDELRRLGRLHDAARAREALAEARRSGFDNVSLDLMMWLPGQSVAQWLQSVDALIEVAPDHASLYLLELYPNAPLQELMARQQWSQTPEDDAADMYEAAMERLEAVGLCQYEISNVARPGRESRHNLKYWRDSGWLAFGCGAHGSRDGRRWKHVADTRMYIERVAAGAEPTGEARMLDPEAQLGEALFMGLRLTEGIATDLYRVRFGQDVWTRYGEALAPAVEAGLLVREMGRIRLTRRGMLLANEVMQVFV; encoded by the coding sequence GTGGCCGGGTGGCCGCGCCGGCACGCGCCGCTGACGATCGTGCCCGAGCCGCTCGGCCTCTACGTCCACGTCCCCTTCTGCAGCGCGATCTGCCATTACTGCAACTTCAACCGGGGCCTCATGGACCCGGCGCTGAAGGTGGCGTACGTCGACGCGCTCGTCACCCACATCAGCCGTGCCGCCGAGGACGTGCCGATCGACACGATCTACTTCGGTGGTGGCACGCCGTCGTTGCTCGAGCCCGACGAGATCGCGCGCGTCCTGGCCGCCTGTGCCGCCTCCTTCTCGATCGGCCCGGGCACCGAGGTCACGATGGAGGCCAACCCCGAGACGGTCGACGAGGTCAGGCTTGCGGGCTTCCGGGCCGCCGGTGTGAACCGCCTCTCGTTCGGCGTGCAATCCTTCCTCGATGACGAACTCCGTCGGCTCGGCCGGCTGCACGACGCGGCACGGGCCCGCGAGGCGCTTGCCGAGGCGCGCCGCAGCGGATTCGACAATGTCAGCCTCGACCTGATGATGTGGCTCCCCGGCCAGTCGGTCGCGCAGTGGCTGCAGTCGGTGGATGCCTTGATCGAGGTCGCGCCGGATCACGCCTCGCTCTACCTGCTCGAGCTCTATCCGAACGCGCCGCTGCAGGAATTGATGGCCCGCCAGCAGTGGTCCCAGACCCCGGAAGACGATGCGGCCGACATGTATGAGGCGGCGATGGAGCGACTCGAGGCGGTCGGGTTGTGTCAGTACGAGATCTCCAACGTTGCTCGTCCCGGTCGCGAGAGCCGCCACAACCTGAAGTACTGGCGTGATTCCGGTTGGCTCGCATTTGGCTGCGGGGCCCATGGATCTCGTGACGGCCGGCGTTGGAAGCACGTGGCCGATACCCGGATGTACATCGAACGGGTGGCGGCCGGGGCGGAGCCGACAGGTGAGGCACGAATGCTCGACCCCGAGGCGCAATTGGGTGAGGCGCTGTTCATGGGCCTCCGTTTGACGGAGGGCATCGCGACCGATCTGTATCGCGTACGATTCGGCCAGGATGTCTGGACTCGCTACGGGGAGGCCCTTGCGCCTGCGGTCGAGGCAGGCCTGCTCGTGCGCGAGATGGGCCGAATTCGGCTGACCCGTCGTGGCATGCTCCTCGCAAATGAAGTCATGCAGGTGTTTGTTTGA
- a CDS encoding ATP-binding protein encodes MVCALCNGTGWKTVEHDGERRVTRCDCWRQASATRRRADSRIPRRYQHCDFSGFLTYGNESLERALASARSLVQRYPVSDRGLFLLGPPGVGKTHLAVAILRALLQEKGARGIFYDTRDLLRVIRSTYDPLVRETERDVLRPVMTADVLVLDDLGAEKASEWVDETLNLIVNTRYSEKRLTLFTSNYVDDPEGVTPDSLLFRIGFRMRSRLHEMCEFLDLDGGDYRELPANGGEQDLIALWRKRKKQGGAPSLPAKASAPMRARLREGERPAGAAAPELKWPGGRAGTRR; translated from the coding sequence GTGGTCTGCGCACTCTGCAACGGAACGGGTTGGAAGACGGTCGAGCACGACGGTGAACGTCGTGTCACCCGTTGTGATTGCTGGCGACAGGCCTCGGCGACGCGGCGTCGCGCCGACTCCCGCATCCCCCGCCGTTATCAGCACTGCGATTTCTCGGGCTTCCTGACCTACGGCAACGAGTCGCTCGAACGTGCGCTGGCCTCGGCGCGCTCGCTCGTGCAGCGCTATCCCGTATCCGATCGGGGCCTGTTCCTGCTCGGCCCGCCGGGCGTCGGCAAGACGCACCTCGCGGTGGCGATCCTGCGGGCACTGCTGCAGGAGAAGGGCGCGCGCGGCATCTTCTACGACACGCGCGACCTCTTGCGCGTGATTCGCAGCACCTACGATCCGCTGGTGCGCGAGACCGAGCGCGACGTGCTGCGCCCGGTGATGACGGCCGATGTGCTGGTGCTCGACGACCTCGGTGCCGAAAAGGCATCCGAGTGGGTGGACGAGACGTTGAACCTGATTGTCAACACGCGGTACAGCGAGAAGCGGCTGACGCTGTTCACGTCCAACTACGTCGACGACCCCGAGGGCGTCACACCCGACTCGCTGCTGTTCCGGATCGGGTTCCGGATGCGGTCGCGGCTGCACGAGATGTGCGAGTTCCTCGACCTCGATGGCGGCGACTACCGTGAGTTGCCCGCCAACGGCGGCGAGCAGGATCTGATCGCGCTCTGGCGCAAGCGCAAGAAGCAGGGTGGTGCGCCGTCACTGCCGGCCAAGGCAAGCGCGCCGATGCGCGCCAGGCTGCGCGAAGGTGAACGACCCGCCGGAGCGGCTGCGCCGGAGTTGAAGTGGCCGGGTGGCCGCGCCGGCACGCGCCGCTGA
- the meaB gene encoding methylmalonyl Co-A mutase-associated GTPase MeaB has protein sequence MTVDDLADRVRAGDLHALARAISVVENEGPRAAALIAALHPHTGRSTIIGLTGPPGAGKSTLADRLAGEWRARGRRVGIIAVDPTSPFTGGALLGDRVRMQQHAGDEGVFIRSMATRGHLGGLARATGDVALVLDAAGFDIVLIETVGVGQDEVEVVRTADMAIVVVVPGTGDDVQALKAGIMEIADIYVVNKADREGADRAAASIEALLALQPMAGEGWRPPILRTEATGGVGITALVEAIDRFCARGPEQVDARRRLRAGARVKDLLSRRLLVHVEQSVLAPGEFETLLDRIERRETDPHDVAASLAARVIERD, from the coding sequence GTGACCGTCGACGACCTCGCCGATCGCGTGCGTGCCGGCGACCTGCACGCCCTCGCCCGCGCGATCTCCGTGGTCGAGAACGAGGGGCCGCGGGCCGCCGCACTCATCGCCGCGCTCCATCCCCACACCGGGCGCAGCACCATCATTGGCCTGACCGGGCCACCGGGCGCGGGCAAGAGCACCCTCGCCGATCGGCTGGCCGGAGAGTGGCGCGCGCGTGGTCGCCGGGTCGGCATCATCGCCGTCGATCCGACGAGTCCCTTCACGGGGGGCGCACTGCTCGGCGATCGCGTGCGTATGCAGCAGCACGCGGGTGACGAGGGCGTCTTCATTCGCAGCATGGCCACGCGCGGGCATCTCGGCGGCCTGGCGCGGGCGACCGGCGACGTGGCGCTCGTGCTCGATGCGGCCGGCTTCGACATCGTCCTCATCGAGACCGTCGGCGTCGGGCAGGACGAAGTCGAGGTCGTCCGCACCGCCGACATGGCGATCGTCGTCGTGGTCCCCGGCACCGGAGACGATGTGCAGGCGCTGAAGGCGGGGATCATGGAGATCGCCGACATCTACGTGGTGAACAAGGCCGACCGCGAGGGCGCCGATCGGGCTGCGGCGTCGATCGAGGCGCTGCTCGCGCTGCAGCCCATGGCGGGGGAGGGATGGCGCCCGCCGATCCTCCGCACGGAGGCGACCGGGGGCGTCGGGATCACGGCGCTGGTCGAGGCGATTGACCGCTTTTGTGCGCGCGGCCCCGAGCAGGTCGACGCGCGGCGCCGGCTCCGGGCCGGCGCGCGGGTGAAGGACCTGTTGTCGCGACGACTGCTTGTCCACGTCGAGCAGTCGGTCTTGGCGCCGGGCGAGTTCGAGACGCTGCTCGATCGCATCGAGCGCCGCGAAACCGATCCGCACGACGTCGCTGCCAGCCTGGCGGCCCGAGTGATCGAACGCGACTGA